Within the Pieris napi chromosome 10, ilPieNapi1.2, whole genome shotgun sequence genome, the region TTAGGAGTACCTTATTAAGTGTGCGATACTGAAACTGAGGTCAAGCGTTCGAAGACTTCgaactatgtgtttgcgtgttgttcccacgagaatgtaagtgcgtgctcctatttcaccatgcctcctgctgataggggacaagtctttgtttttatttatgttattattattaattacttaaaatgtcatgtggaacatggtgtaatggaaGCAGCTcctacaaacgttgtgtaaaaaaaaaacatggcgattaaaaagagtggcggagagtttattgccagttcttctcttccgttctacgcccttgatttgagaactggcagtaaatgtaaaattagaagcattaatatttatttctttaatgacgaatcacaagtgtacattgtgttacctacgtgaataaatgatttttgaatttttgaatttttaattttgaacccCTGAAATAGTTATTCCCCtttctgttttatttcaaagtcTAGCTTGTACGGTAAAGAAACACATCGTAACGGAACCAGTGTTTTAAGATTAGAATATCTACTTTTCTATAACTTCTGGTTCTATACTTACCCTCCACTTAGAATTTTCACTTAACCGTTTCGCAACAACGCTCCCAGATGTCCCGGCACCAACAATAATAAAGTCGTACGTCTCATTACAGAAATGTTTGTTCTCTGTGTTTTCAAATTGTGGCTTTCCATACAAATTAACTATAAGATTTAGGAAAGCGTATCCAAAATAAGAACAGGCAGTTAAATTAGAATTGGGAAGGCACACATTTGACAAATCAACCGGTTCCCACATTATAAGACAAATTTTATTCAGCGATTggaaggttttatttaaataattgcttATATGTGAACTGAATAACATGTAATCGGTAATGAGTTAATTACGGATAAGGATGAGCCAGTtccataataaaatagaaaatgaaaTAAGTACCTAGACTGACTTGAATTAGGACTTTGCTTACGGCTTAGCTTCTTTCTCGGTgttttagtacaacttgaaaggcaagttctttagtgctttagtgcgttgcgagtgaacgtttacatttattccagtagagtatcattacagcgccacaatgaacgcgcaacgacgtcggcaaacacgctctattctacgcaaaatactaactgtagttatggaataaatagaagacgagattttattcgaaataaataaactaaatataaataataaataatatagcttcttttaaggcagtgtatgccgaatgcctagcctgtttgtttttctataaattgcttttaacgttccacaaacattcgtgaacaacatattcatacacaatttgatagttgtatcttccgaccatttagccatctttaaaaatcaaaaaacacacacgcgtttcacggcacttatgcactctcctaaagattttactaaattacgtgtttacacgCAACGAGGGAAGATCTCGGGGGGTGCGCGGGCGCGGCAGtggtatcacttgaaacaaaaataaaaagcgattctattttgattcaacatgaaagtcaagtagaaccgtactaaagcaagtagcgtttacatgtttcaactaaagtactatcctaaagcactctcctaaacactaagataatgtaaatcggccttaatagAAGGTTTCGAActtatagttattttcatcTTAATTTACTGTGTGTCCAAGCAAAAGGGTACGCAAATCGTTACATGTTAATTCAGGAGATCTTTTAAGCCATACTAATTTCAGCATAAAAGTCTGCTCACACTTGGGCGCAATCCAAACTATCTacccattaaaatatttgaactgCGTATCGAAGTgttataaaaaagattttgaGAATCTAGCATGTGCGTTTCATCCTTGTTTCGTCTTTGTATCGGTATCCAGATATGGTTCTCTTGCGTGGATATAGTTCTCTTTTGTGCAGACATTCCTGTTTACATCTTTCCGTAAAATGAAATTgctattaaatcaaatattgaGTAACACTTAAAATATCGGATACTAGAAGAAAGACGTCATCTTAGAACAGTCACCGTTTTGCCCTCAGACGCGGGATGGGGTTAAGGCATTACCTTTTTACCATTACCGTTATGTGACAACGATAGCATTGTCACATACTTTTTTAAGCAAAGTTTAAAAGCGTACAGACAGTGGTAAACGACTTTGTTTCATATaatgtaaagaaaataaatacctaattataaTGCCACACGTAgtatgataaaattaatttattattatctcttaattaaaaatttcaattaaagtatcaaataaattaaagcgATTAGggagtaattataaaatagtagttggtacacaaaaataaataaatatttaattattaaataattcatccGTAATTAAGTCATTATCGATTACATGTAATTCAGTTCacatataaacaattatttaaataaaaccttccAATCGCTGAATAAAATTTGTCTTATAATGTGGGAACCGGTTGATTTGTCAAATGTGTGCCTTCCCGATTCTAATTTAACTGCCTGTTCTTATTTTGGATACGCTTTCCTAAATCTCATAGTTAATTTGTATGGAAAGCCACAATTTGAAAACACAGAGAACAAACATTTCTGTAATGAGAAGTACGACTTTATTATTGTTGGTGCGGGGTCATCTGGGAGCGTTGTTGCGAAACGGTTAAGTGAAAATTCTAAGTGGAGGGTAAGTATAGAAGCAGAAGTTATAGAAAAAAGTGcttgcgtacaaagtacacatgtcagaagtgaaacttctttgtaattaattattgtattgagTATTTAAGCTGCCCAAatcccataatttaattttgccagTCATTCTATGAATAATACTAAGGCTAATTAAAACCTGAACTAAAATAAGttgttgttatgtatatagaaataccaccataaatatggtaacaattaccaaataatataacaaattcattattatcataattgctaacttatgtccacattttcaaaaatagacAACAATATTATACAAGCACacctttattaatatataatttgtactaGCACatctttattaaagaaaaatcttgtgtatttatatttacttactaaCTTTAACATGTGGGGTAAACAATAAAACTATCTCTATAGACCTAATGCTAAGTTAATCActctatttattaacaataaataatataacatttgctCGATTATTATAGCGCAATTAttatgtaactactaaacgaatacagcaaccaatagcgtgttgcttcatgctacgtttaccctttctcactctctctcaatggctttctcccttttctttgacaattttttttaccctcatgcgccttaagaagtttcacttcaaaatagATATTCTCATCTTAGAAAACTGGTTCCGTGATATGTTCCTTTAGCGTACAACTATGAAATAAGACAAAAGGGCGTAAAACATTTCCAGTGGTACGAATGCTTGACCTCTGGTTCAGAATCGCACACTTAATACGGTACTCCTAATTAATTTACTCTTCTAAATACTGGATATTATTTAGCAAACTTTATTCATCACtacattttgaaattaaaaaaatactataatgaACCcgattaattttagaagtagcaatactatattaaataactttcgaaaatattatttatattactaataaaaaaaaaaaaaattatttaataaattaaatatataaaagagatTCGCAGCCGGTAGGATTCGAACCTACGCTCCCAGAGGGAATCTGATTTCGAGTCAGACGCCTTAACCACTCGGCCACGACTGCTACGTAAGACTGATTAAAATGGTGGTATATGTCTAAgaactaataatatttacttaacgCTGTTTTCATTGGTCTGTTGTCGTGTAGTTTGGGTTCTGATGcacaataaaagtaacaatacTAGTTATGTTTTATACATGTTATGTAAGTAACGGGTATAGTTTGATACTTTAAatcgatatttattttttagataaatttataacatcAGTAAAGTTAATTTACATTAGCACCAGTGCCGTGGCATTTAATGTGTTCCAAGTCCGTAGATTAATATTTACTGCACGTCCTGGATTCGTCCTACAAACAATAATTGCACAGATTGATCTCGTTGCGTTAAATAATGATCGATAAATGAGTCGCAGAAATGATTCCGTTCTATACTAATATAGCAAATAGTCAAGGGGCTTATATTTTTGAGATCGGCATATGCAATATTTACTCGTATCATCAAATTGGGAAAGGGGTAGAAAGCTATAGCAATGCAatcgttataatttttataaagtataggtataaattaattttaaaatgtcatgtaaaattcatacatacttataatatttattcatacataCTATTCAGTTAATTAAGATAAACTTGTTGTATTTTATTCGttgaaatatacataatttgtgTTCTGGCTGTGAGGAAtaagaaaatagaaaaaatgaaatatcttataaaaaatgttcccTTTTATGTACTgtattgtacaagtaaatattttaattaatttaaaatattatatttgagataaataaaacatacaagttatgtatgttttatttacatatacatatatgtatatgtacatatttataaattgtctaaaatataattataaaaaaaaggcaaGCAAGGGGACACCCGGGTTTGAACCGGGGACCTCTCGATCTGCAGTCGAATGCTCTACCACTGAGCTATATCCCCTATATTCCtacatatgaaatttttagtttagttagaatctttaaaaattctaaataaaataaataaattttaaattatattattatagttatgcAAAAAACGCTAACTCAAAAGCCAAGaacatgtatttttatctttgctttgaaattaaataaatattctttgaTTCTTTAATCAgtagttaattattatgtatctagttattttatttgtttagttaaACGGACAATATACATTCCAgtgttatttaaacaaattaataacctGATAAAACGTTTTGTAGTACGGCTTTTAAGAGCGTAAAATCTCTACTAGTCTACAATCTACATTAATATTAGCGTTAAAGAACCTACCTAAAGACCCAGGAGAGTTTTACCTGGAACTAATAACttctcatttatttttcatatatatatagggaTCGGGAATTTCATGACCCCCTTTATCTTTGCAATTACGTTATATAATGTTGGAAAAGAAAAAACGATAAGAATGGCTTACATTCTACTggagaaataacaaaaatttaacgcCCCCGGGTGGGCTCGAACCACCAACCTTTCGGTTAACAGCCGAACGCGCTAGCCAATTGCGCCACGGAGGCGATGCTAacctatattaaataataattatgtttctGTGTTAGAGAATATGATCCAAATTTACACGTATATTCGTATTTAATACAGAGAAATAATGCTTCAATCACTTATATTGATTACTAGGAGGTAATTTTTGTGATATACTTGAAACAAATCGTTATCCCAACGGGACTTCGCTTGAAATACGAGagtgtatttgtttcattcatTTTTTAAGGTAATAATCACTCTCGTGTGCCTATATAACGGTACTATTGTTATTGTTACCGTGTGGTTATAATATGCTGTTTAATTGATTATTTCAATTTGTCATAACAGCAATTGTTTAAACGAATAAAGCATTAGGTTCTCTTTATTCATGTTTCGATATGTAAACAGTTCCTAATGATTCAAATGAATGATGAagttaaattgttaatttcgttaaaaaaatttgaagcaTTTGATGACTCCCGTATGGTCTAGTGGCTAGGATACCTGGCTTTCACCCAGGAGGctcgggttcgattcccggtacgggaaatgtttttgaattttattttacttgcttaatactataataaataatacattggCTTAAcggttttttaatttgtcaaaaacatatttttattaaaagtatattgtTTAAGCGAGgtatcatataaaattatagatagatatataagaTTTGtagtataattattgttcatAGTAGCAACGGGAAGGTCACCTGcctaattgttaaaatatgtcCACCACCCGTGGACACACACTGCTAGAAggttcattatttatatttatatgctaTGTATtgcaaacaaaaacattttgtcAGAAGTGGGATTCGAACCCACGCCCTCAGAGAGGACCAGAACAGCTCACACCTACATAGTAGGCAAGGTAATCCTTGAGTCTGGCGCCTTAGACCGCTCGGCCATCCTGACAGATATAGAAGTAgtcgaaatttaaatacatattccacgctttagtttaaatatttcctttcatataaattgctcatatataaacaaaaacttaaaattttgtttacatcGTGGAAGGTATAATTTGCAACctcttaataataacaattttgtgGATGTAATTAATTAGCAATAACTACATTAACAAAATACTACGGTGTCAtctatttaaagttttacgAACTACTCCGATGTAAACCATAAACATTATgtacatagttttatttacaaacaatAGATGTCTCTCAAGTTAGATATAGCGACTGGttacttgatatttttgttataattgaCATTACATTGGCATTACTTTATTTTCctaaattatcaaaattatatataaatccaTTCTTCGTAGatgaaaatattacataaattttgGCAATGTGGCGTGATCAAAATTTCTGATATTTGATTAACCTATCTCTTAAGATATTGACATTGACATAATAGTTTGAGTAGTGtttattgacaattgacattttgGTTTTTTTCTGCATTTCGTAGTTTTTGTAAACTGTAATGACAGTAATGTAAACAAACAAACGAATCCGGAATCCCTaagataaaactattattaccATGGATGTGGAagctaaaataaaagaagacaTGAAAGCCCTTGGCTGCACTAGTGAACAAAAAATCTCTCTAGCACTTTATTTATACGTAACTTTAGTGGATGATCGACTTATGTACGATACCGAATATTGTTACAATACAGACATAGATACGCTTTACATTGTTGCGAGGCCAAATAAATTGCATAAAGTGAATATATATGTACCAATTCCATCAAATTTTGACCTATCATTTGATTACATAGGTAAGCTACAAGAAAACTTATGTACCGTGGAGACAGGCCCTTCTATAAACCTTGCTATCTTTGAAGAGGACTTTACCATGAATATTTAcacatttacaaaaaatttggAACCTCGTCAAAGCGACGAAAAAGCAACACAGTTGAAATTGAAAGAGGAGCGACGCACCTTTATTAATGGCGAATTAAAGAAACACAaagaaagtattttaaatgatgCGCTTAATGGTGGCTttgttgatgatgatgattgtGAAATTGTAGGCTGAATTCTTACATCTCAAGATTAgacatttgaaaatattaatggtaattttagttttcatactgcaataatatttctacattTGTAATCATTACTTTTTTGGCTTTCTAAAATCTTTTTACTAAGACTTACCATTCATAGACTTACCATCAGTAGTTTTTTATGTCCAGTGTTGTATGACATATTCTGTAGGTTCTATGCAAGCATTGTCTTccatattatttctttagttACATTTGGGATACTTGGTGTGGATATATTCTGTACTTATGTATTTGTTAGATCTTAGGTTAAActcaaatatctttattcatgtaggtaaacaagtacacttatgaattttcagaaagaagttaaattaattgtaaatttacatttactaccagttcacaagtcaagggcgtagagcaggTAAgtagaactggcaagaaactgtCTGCCACTCATTTTACTGTTGGAACTGGTTAGAgtgaaaaattacaatttcaataagtatatttaaaggtacagtttcatatattattattgattatttttaattataaaaatgataattttattgcttttcaCTTTAAAAGCTGTACAGGACTACTATCTTagtatgaaatgaaaatattaatttattaatgttttattacaaatacacATTCACAGAAATCAActactgtatttatttaacagaTATTCCTTTGGGTGGGGTACAGACACTGTGTCTGAAATACcctaataagaaataattaatagtttaaataataaatagggtATCATAAACTTATACTAAAATTGATTACAAATcagtcaaaaatataatacaaaaatataaaatcttagagtagttaataatattatttacatagcaATAGTGAATGCCACTAACCTTCAAAATGTTATGTCTAAATGATGATTTAGATTTACATCGTAACATTGTGCTtatgtattgaattttataaaatgtaaattaccaaaaaagTGTAATACTTCACCTAATATTTGTCCTACAACTTTAAATtactaagaaataataattattttcacttTCAATTAAGCACcaaaaataaagtacaagTATGGTATATGTATAGAAGTATGAAagcacatattttattttaaaccattTATAAGGCATCAAAATGAAATCAAGTAAAGAGTAATCACTATTTACAAGATTTCATTAAAGTATAGTCTATAGAAGTGTCTTTTCACAATTTTACTAGTGTTACACTATGTTTGAACTTACACCACTTTATAACAGGTCTTTCTTTGTCTTTATACATTTGCCCCTAAAACAGATTTCCGTTTCGTGGGAGACTTCTGTTGACATTGATGTACTAATGATATTTGAAGGATTCATGAAGCTTGATATCGATGAATTTTCCATTTCAATTGAAGTTTCTGTAGTATTTCTCTGAATTTCAGTAGCTGATGTTTCTGTCATTTTTTCTGCAGTTATTTCGTCGGGTATATAGGTCTCAGTTGTGCCTTTTGTTGCTTCTGTTTCTGGATCAGGACTTTTAGTTATTACTTCCTCTATTTCTCTTTTTCTTTGCACTTCATCATCAGAAGTCATGCCAAATAGGTATTCCATGAAACTAAAACCATCAGATCTATCTATTGTGGGCTGAGTAGCTTCAGTGTAAAGTGATGCATCTTCAAAGGTAGGGTCTGGTGAACCGGTACCCCAATCCATATCACCAGGATTAACACTACTAGCACTGGTTTCCTTTGATGTAGTTGATTCTgttgtaatttgtattaatttttcagCGTGTGCTTTAAGTTGGTGAGTTGCATTAATTCTGGGTATATCAATATCAGGTGACACATCGTAAATATCTTCTTCGTTTTCAAAGAAATCTTTTATGAACTGATAACTGGGTTTGTATGTTGTTACCTTGATtttcttctttgtattttcaCCGGATTTATCCAATGTTTTGGATATGCTCTGACCAAGCGTGTTGACTGTATTTGGGTAATATTGTGATTCAGCTACTTCAAACGACTCTGTTAAAGGGCGTACTTTGACTTTTTTCCAGAATCCGCGACGACGGTTTGAAGGATTCGATTCcaac harbors:
- the LOC125052928 gene encoding uncharacterized protein LOC125052928: MDVEAKIKEDMKALGCTSEQKISLALYLYVTLVDDRLMYDTEYCYNTDIDTLYIVARPNKLHKVNIYVPIPSNFDLSFDYIGKLQENLCTVETGPSINLAIFEEDFTMNIYTFTKNLEPRQSDEKATQLKLKEERRTFINGELKKHKESILNDALNGGFVDDDDCEIVG